CGAGCGCACCCGCGCCACCGCCTCCGGGTCCACCAGCCCGTGGCCGCAGAAGAAGGCCGCCGCCGCATCGCCGCCAAAGCCGGTGGTGGTCTGCGAGGCCATGCGCCCGGCGTTCCAGTCCGTCGCGCTGATCCACAGCCGGCAGGGCTGCTCGGGCGTCGACCAGCGCTCGCACAGCCAATGCGCCAGGCCGAGGTGGTCCGGGTGCATGTGCGTCACGATCACCCGCAGCACCGGCAGCCCCTCCAGCTCGGCGCTGGCAAAGACCTGCTCCCAGGCCTCGCGGGTCGATTCGGTAGTGATGCCGCAGTCCACGATGGTCCAGCCTGCGCGGCCGTCCAGCTCGTCGCGCAGCAGCCAGAGGTTGATGTGGTCCAGCGCGAAGGGCAGCTTCATGCTCAGCCAGCGCACACCGGGCGCCACCTCCAGCGTCGTGCCCGTCTCGGGCAGCACGTCGCCCAGGGGATAGTGAAGCTCGTGTTCCTGCGCGTTGGCCATGCGGTCTCCGGGGTGCCCTGCCCCGCAACGCCGGCAGCATGCGACATGCCTCGACAGCGGGGGCGGAATGGTTAGACTGACGTTTACGTCAACGGCAGTGTAACCACGCGCCCCGGATCATGCAGAACCCCTCTCCCGCAGACCCCGCAGACCCTGGCACCCCGCGTGACGGCCGCACCTGGACCATCACCGAACTCGCCCAGGAGTTCGACATCACCCCGCGCGCGATCCGCTTCTACGAGGACGTGGGCATCCTCGCCCCCTCGCGCGACGGCCGTAACCGCGTCTACGACCACCGCGACCGCACCCGCATCAAGCTCACCCTGCGCGGCAAGCGCCTGGGCCTGAGCCTGCAGGAAATCAAGCAGCTGGTGGACATGTACGAGTCCCCCGCCGACACCACCGGCCAGCTCACCGCCTTCCTGGGCATCCTGCGCACCCACCGCGAGCAGATGGAGCAGCAGCGCCACGACATCGAGGTGACGCTGGCGGAGATCGCCCAGCACGAGGAGAAGTGCCGCGCGCTGCTGGCGGAGGCGGGGCGGGGGTGAATCGGTAGCGCAGCCGCTTCGATGGTGATCCGCCCGCCAGGGGAGTCGCTTCCTCAGATCAGCTCCACCGTCAAGGCGGCTTCGCGGCGAAACCCCGCGTCGCCGGTGACGAAGAGCGCTGGCCCGGGCAGGCTGAGGCAACTGGCAGCCTGCAGGGCATCTGGTGTGCGCAGACCGCTGCGCGCGCGGATCGCGGTGGCGAGGTCGATCACGGCAGGGGTCAGCGGCCTGACCTCCAGCGCGGCAGCGCCAAACAGCCTGTCATAGGCCGCCAGCAAGGCCCGGTCGCCGTCGCGCAGGGGCCGCACGCGGCATTCCATTCGGCTCAGATCCGAGATGGCCAGGCGGGCCTGCGGAAACTGCCGGTGCAGTTCAGCCAGGCGCCCAGCCAGCCGAGCGGCCCAGGGCGCTACCCGTTCGACCTGGTAGATCAGCGCGCAGGCATCCAGGAAGATGTAGTCCATCGCTGCGGCCCGATCAGCGCCCGGCTGGCGGGCGATCCCAATCCGATCGCTGCGCATCCAGCTCGGCATCGATCTCTTCGCGGCTGCGTGGGCCGTCGCTGGCGGGCTGCTGCAGCATCAGCGTCCAGATGTCCACCCGCGGCGGCTCGGGTGCGGGAGCCGCAGCGGCCAGCAGGCGCTGGTATTCCGCCACGCTGACCACCACGCAGGCCGGCCGGCTGTTCTTGATGACATGAACGGGTCCGCTGCCGAGCAGGTCCTCGACAGCGGCCAAGCCGCGACGCTTGAGTTCGGTGGCGGGGACGGCTTGCATGGCCTGTGCTCCAAAAGTACAGAATCGGGTGCCTGATTGTGCATCTTCCCCTTGATGTACGTTCAGGATTTCTATTGACGTTTACGTCAACGTCAATCAAAGTCCGGCCCTGTCGGCGGGGTGCGTGTGCATGCCGTCACGGACGGCTGCGCCACAATCGACCGCATGAGCACCGAACTGACTGAACTCTTCGACAGCAACCGCCGCTGGGCTGACCATGTCGAGGCGCGTGAGCCTGGTTTCTTCACCAAGCTGCTCAAGCAGCAGACGCCGCAGTACCTGTGGATCGGCTGCGCGGACAGCCGGGTGCCGGCCAATGAGCTGGTGGACCTGCTGCCGGGTGAGCTGTTCGTGCACCGCAACATCGCCAACGTGGTGGTGCCCACCGACCTGAACGCGCTGTCGGTGATCCAGTACGCGGTGGACATGCTGAAGGTGCGCCACATCATCGTGGTGGGCCACTCGAACTGCGGCGGCGTCATCGGCGCGCTGAACAACGTGCGTGTCGGCCTGGCCGACAACTGGCTGCGCCACGTGCAGGAGGTGCGCAACCGGCACCAGACGCTGCTGGACCAGCTGCCCGCCAGCCTGCGCGTGAACACGCTGTGCGAGCTGAACGTGCTGGAGCAGGCGCGCAACGTCTGCCGCACCACGGTGGTGGAGGATGCCTGGCTGCGCGGCCAGGAGGTGGTGGTGCACGGCTGGGTCTACGGCCTGCACAACGGCCTGCTGGAGGACCTGAGCCTGACGGTGACCAGCCACGACGAGATCGAGCCGGCCTACACCCGGGCGCTGGGCGCGGTGACGCAGCGTGCGCTGCTGGCGATGGCGCGCCTGAACAGCACGGCTGAAGCGGCCGGCCCGGGCGCCTGACGCCGCTCACCAGCCCCGCTCACCAGCCCCGCCCGCCCGCCACGGATGTCCGCCCGATGTTCCCCAGGCAACTGACCGACCGCCGCGCCTTCGAGGTGGCCGTGGCGCTGCTCGAAGGGTTTGACCGCCACTACGGGCTGTTCCGTGCGACCAGTGCCGCGGCCAAGCAGCGCTTCGAGCGGGCCGACTGGCACGGCCAGCAGCTGGCGCAGCGCGAGCGCATCGAGTTCTACGACAAGCGGGTGGACGAGGCGGCCGAGCGGCTGCAGGCGGAGTTCAAGGCCGGCACGCTGAGCATGGAGGTGTGGCAGCAGGTGAAGCTGCACTTCATCGGCCTGCTGACCAACCACCACCAGCCGGAACTGGCGGAGACCTTCTTCAACTCGGTCACCACCAAGATCCTGCACCACGAGTACTTCAACAACGACTTCATCTTCGTGCGCCCGGCGGTGAGCACGGAGTACATCGAGAACGACGAGCCCACCGCCCAGCCCACCTTCCGCGCCTGGTACCCCACGCGCGAGACGATGCGCGAGACGCTGGCGCAGATGCTGCGGCACTTCGACCTGCAGGGCGAGTGGGAGGACTTCGAGCGCGACGTCGACCAGCTGCACGCCGCGCTGCTGGCCGAGCTGGAGGGGGGCCGCCCCCAGGACCGCTGGCGCACCAACTTCCAGCTGCAGGTGCTGTCCTCGCTGTTCTTCCGCAACAAGGGCGCCTACGTGGTGGGCAAGGTCATCAACGGCTACCGCGAGACGCCGTTCGCGCTGCCGATCCTGCACAGCTACCCGGACAGCGGTGCCGAGGGCGACGACCCCGCCGACAGTGAAGGTGGGCGCACCCACGCCGGCCCGGGTCGCTTCGTGATCGACGCAGCCCTGTTCGGCGAGGACGACCTGCAGATGCTGTTCAGCTTCGCGCGGGCCTACTTCCTCGTCGAGATGGAGGTGCCCTCGGCCTACGTGCAGTTCCTGCGCACGATGATGCCGCGCAAGCCGCGCAGCGAGATCTACAGCGCACTCGGGCTGCAGAAGCAGGGCAAGACGCTGTTCTTCCGCGACTTCCAGTTCCACCTGCGCCACAGCAGCGATGCCTTCCGCATCGCGCCGGGCATCAAGGGCATGGTGATGCTGGTGTTCGACCTGCCGAGCTACCCCTTCGTCTTCAAGCTGATCAAGGACTTCTACCCGCACCAGAAGGAGACCACGCGCGAGCAGATCAAGGGCAAGTACCTGCTGGTCAAGCAGCACGACCGGGTCGGCCGCATGGCCGACACGCTGGAGTTCAGCAACGTGGCCTTCCCGCGCGGGCGCTTCTGCGCCGAGCTGCTGAAGGAGATCGAGCACTTCTGCCCCAGCCTGCTGGAGGACCACGGCGACACGCTGATCCTCAAGCACGTCTACATCGAGCGCCGCATGGTGCCGCTGAACATCTTCATCCAGGAGGCCAGCCCGGCCCAACTGGCGCACGCGGTGGTGGAGTACGGCAACGCGATCAAGGACCTGGTGGCGGCCAACATCTTCCCGGGCGACATGCTGTGGAAGAACTTCGGCGTGATGCGCCACGGCAAGGTGGTGTTCTACGACTACGACGAGATCGAGTACGTCACCGACTGCCACTTCCGCCGCGTGCCCGCACCGCGCAACGAGGAGGAGGAGATGTCCGGCGAGATCTGGTACACGGTGCGTCGCGGCGACGTGTTCCCGGAGACCTTCGGCCCCTTCCTGCTCGGCCATCCGGCGGTGCGCGAGGTGTTCATGAAGCACCACGCCGACCTGCTGGACGCCGCCTTCTGGCAGCAGCACCAGGCCCGCATCCGTGCCGGCCACGTGCACGACGTCTTCCCCTACGACCAGGACAAGCGCTTCAGCCAGCAGCGCCGCGCCACCGCTGCGGTGGGCGTGAGTGCGGCCGAGGACGTCGCACCCTGAGCCCCTCCCACCCTTTTCCCTGACCCCAAGGAGCCCGCCATGTCCGATCCCATCGTCATCGTGTCCGCCGCCCGCACGCCCATCGGCGGCCTGCTGGGCGACTTTGCCAACCTCGCCGCCTGGGAACTGGGGGCGGTGGCGATCCGCGCCGCGGTCGAGCGCGCCGGCGTGCCGGGTGACGCCGTCGACGAGGTGCTGATGGGCAACTGCCTGATGGCCGGCCAGGGCCAGGCCCCGGCGCGCCAGGCGGTGCTGAAGGCCGGGCTGCCAACCTCGGCCGGCGCGGTGACGCTGAGCAAGATGTGCGGCTCGGGCATGCGCGCGATGATGTTCGCGCACGACATGCTCACCGCCGGCAGCGTCGATGTGATGGTGGCCGGCGGCATGGAGAGCATGACCAACGCGCCGCACCTGATGTTCGCGCGCAAGGGCGTGAAGTACGGCGCCGCCCAGCTCTTCGACCACATGGCGATGGACGGCCTGGAAGACGCCTATGAACGTTTGCCGAATGGTGGCGGCAAGGCCATGGGCGTCTTCGCCGAGCAGTGCGTCGAGAAGTTCGGCTTCACCCGCGAGGCGCAGGACGCCTACGCGATCGCCTCCACCACCCGCGCCAAGGCCGCCAACGAGGACGGCAGCTTCGACTGGGAAATGGCACCCGTGACGATCAAGGGCCGGGCTGGCGACACCGTCATCAAGTTCGACGAGCAGCCCTTCAAGGCCAAGCTGGACAAGATCGCCGGCCTGAAGCCCGCCTTCAAGAAGGACGGCACCATCACCGCCGCCAACGCCAGCAGCATCTCCGACGGCGCCGCCGCGCTGGTGCTGATGCGCGAGTCCACCGCCGCCGCGCGCGGCCTGACGCCGGTGGCGCGCATCGTCAGCCACGCGGTGCACGCGCAGGAGCCGGCCTGGTTCTCCACCGCGCCGGCCGGGTCGATCCGCAAGGTGCTGGCCAAGGCCGGCTGGCAGGCCGCCGACGTGGACCTCTGGGAGGTCAACGAGGCCTTTGCCGCCGTCACGATGGCCGCGATGACCGAGTTCAACCTGCCGCACGAGATCGTCAACATCCACGGCGGCGCCTGCGCCCTGGGCCACCCGATCGGCGCCTCCGGCGCGCGCATCGTCGTCACGCTGCTGGGCGCGCTGAAGAAGCGTGGCGGCAAGCGCGGCGTGGCGTCGCTGTGCATCGGTGGCGGCGAGGCGACGGCGCTGGCGCTTGAACTGTGCTGATGCGCGGTGCCGCCGCCCATGTCATGGTGTCAGTCGGGCTGAACCAGCGGGGCGTCGGTGCGGAAGAACGCATGCTGGCCGCGGCCGGCCAGCTTGGCTTGGTACATGGCCGCGTCGGCGCGGCGCAGCAGCACGTCGGCGGCGTCACCGTCCTGCGGACAGCGGGCGATGCCCACCGTGGCACCGATCATGGCGGCTTCGCTGCCGAGATCGAAGGGCTTCGCCATCGCGGCGGTGATGCGATGTGCCAGCCCGTCGAGTTCGTCATGACCGATGCCCACGGGCAGGATCGCGGTGAACTCGTCTCCCCCGATCCGAAACAGCAGATCCTCGGATCTCAGCACCCCGCGCAGCCGTGCGGCTGCTTCCCGCAGCAATTGGTCACCCGCCTCGTGGCCAAGGCGGTCATTGACGGCCTTGAAACGGTCTATGTCGATGAAGAGCAGCGCAAATCCCGACCCCTCATGCAGCGTGCGCTCGACCAGGCGGGACAGCCACGCCGTGAATGCGGCTCGGTTGGGCAGGCCGGTCAGCATGTCATGGAAGGCCTGGTGGCGCATCGCGGCTTCGTGCCGCTCCTGCTCGCTGGCCTGGTCGCGAATGACCCGGTCGGCCCGGGACACCACCCACAGCAGGAACGCATAGAGCCCCGTCAGCACCGCCAGCACGACTGCCAGCACCTGCCATTGCGCACGCGACTGGCGTTGCAGCAGGTCGGTGACATCCGAGTACACCTCCGCCACCGCCGACACCGAGTTGTCCGTACCGTCGCGGCGGATCGGGATGTAAGACGCAATCAGGTCACGATCGCTGACCACGCCTTCGTGACTCTCGAAGTGCTCCCGATGCAACTGCAGGTTGAACACTTCACCGGCCAGTGCCGCCTGAAAACCGGGATTTTCGCGTCGATTTTCGCCGATCTGCCGGGCATCGGTGGAGTACAGGGTCCAGCCGAAGCGGTCATAGAGTTTCACCTTCAACACGGGCAGACCCGACACCAGCCTCCGGATGTCCGCGCTCAGGTGCGCCAGCCTGGGATCGTTGCGCAACTGGGCGACGGATCGCTGCTGGGTGCCATCCAGCAGGTCGCCGTGGTGTTCGAGCACCGTATTGACGATGATGCGAGTGAGGTCCGCATTGGCACGACCCTCGTGGCTGGTCAACTGGGACGCCGTCAGTTCCCCCCAACTCCAGTGCAGGCTCGCGACCACCGCCAGGACGCCAGCGAGACTGACCAGCGCAAAATGGCGCATCAGCCGGAAGCGCGGTGCGGGTGGCGCGTCGTGCGCGGAGGCAATAGTCACATCTGTCCAGGAAGAGTTCGGCGTTCAGTCTATCGGCGGTCTCGGCGGCCAATGAAGCAATCCGTGGCGGCATGACTCGATCGTTTCACGTGTCGTCCATATCTTCGGAGCAGTTTCTTGCTTGGCTTTCGTGACCCGGCACTGTTCGCCTTCACCGTGCTGGTGCTCAACGCCACGCCGGGGGTGGACCTCGTCTTCACCATCGCGCGCACGCTGCAGCAGGGCATCCGCGGCGGGCTGGCGGCGGGCGCGGGCATCAGCGCCGGCTGCGTGGTGCATGCGCTGGGGGCGGCCTTCGGGCTGGCTGCGCTGATGGCCACCTCGGCCGCGGCCTTCAACGTGGTGAAGTGGGCCGGTGCGGCCTACCTGCTCTGGCTGGCGCTGGGCATGCTGCGCAGCGCAGCCTGGCCGGCTGCTCCGGCTGCGCGGGCGAACTCCGCTGCCGTGCCCACGTCGCTGGCCGCCACCTTCCGCCAGGGTCTGCTGACCAACGTGCTGAACCCCAAGGTGGCAATCTTCTTCCTGGCGCTGCTGCCGCAGTTCATCGACGCCGATGCGCCGCACAAGACGCTGGCCTTCCTGGCGCTGGGCGGCTGGTTCGTGGCGCAGAGCGCGCTCTTCCTGGTCGTGCTGGTGCTGGCCGTCGCGCCGCTGCGTCGCTGGCAGCCGCGCGCGGGCGTCCGGCGTGCGCTCGACGGCGTCTCCGGCCTGCTCTTCCTCGGGCTTGCCGCCCGGCTGGCCTGGGCGGAGCGGGCTTGACGGCGTGAGGGCCTGAGAACCTGAGAGACTGGTCGCATCTTCCCTTTGCCGAATGCCTGCATGAGCCGTTTCTGGAGCCCCCTCGTCCACCAGCTGAGCCCCTACGTGCCGGGCGAGCAGCCCAAGCTGCCCCACCTGGTCAAGCTCAACACCAACGAGAACCCCTACCCGCCCAGCCCGGCGGTGCAGGCGGCGATCCAGGCCGAGCTGGGCGCCGACGCCGCCCGCCTGCGCCTGTACCCGGACCCCAGCGCCAGCGCGCTGCGTGCGTCGATCGCGGCGGCGCACGGGCTGACGCCCGAGCAGGTCTTCGTCGGCAACGGCTCGGACGAGGTGCTGGCGCACGCCTTCATGGCGCTGCTGAACCACCGCGACGCGCAGGGCGCGCCGCGCCCGCTGCTCTACCCGGACATCACCTACAGCTTCTACCCGACTTACTGCCGGCTCTACGGCATCACGCCGCTGACGGTGCCGCTGGACGAGCGCTTCCAGATCCGCGTCGATGACCTGATCGCCGCGGCGCGGGCCTCGAACGCGGGCGGGGTGATCTTCCCGAACCCGAATGCGCCCACCGGCTGCGGCATCGCACGCAGCGAGATCGAGCGCCTGCTCACCGCCCTGCCCGACTGCGTCGTGGTGGTCGACGAGGCCTACGTGGACTTCGGCGCCGAGTCCGCCCTGCCGCTGATTGCTGCGCACCCGAATCTGCTGGTGGTGCACACGCTCTCCAAGTCGCGCTCGCTGGCCGGGCTGCGGGTGGGCTTTGCCGCCGGGCAGGCCGAGCTGGTCGAGGCGCTGGTGCGGGTCAAGGACAGCTTCAATTCCTACCCGCTGGACCGCCTGGCGCTGGTGGGCGCGCAGGCTGCCATCGAGGACGTGGCCTGGTTCGAGCAGACCCGCGGCGCGGTGATCCGCTCGCGCGAGCTGCTGGTGACCGAGCTGGCTGCGCTGGGCTTCGAGGTGCTGCCCTCGCAGGCCAATTTCGTCTTTGCCCGCCACCCGGCGCACGCTGGTGCGGCGTTGCAGCAGGCGCTGCGCGAACGCGCGATCATCGTGCGGCACTTCACCCGGCCCGAGCGGATCGCCAACCACCTGCGCATCACGGTGGGCACGCCCGCC
The Sphaerotilus microaerophilus DNA segment above includes these coding regions:
- a CDS encoding MerR family transcriptional regulator, with the protein product MQNPSPADPADPGTPRDGRTWTITELAQEFDITPRAIRFYEDVGILAPSRDGRNRVYDHRDRTRIKLTLRGKRLGLSLQEIKQLVDMYESPADTTGQLTAFLGILRTHREQMEQQRHDIEVTLAEIAQHEEKCRALLAEAGRG
- a CDS encoding type II toxin-antitoxin system VapC family toxin, giving the protein MDYIFLDACALIYQVERVAPWAARLAGRLAELHRQFPQARLAISDLSRMECRVRPLRDGDRALLAAYDRLFGAAALEVRPLTPAVIDLATAIRARSGLRTPDALQAASCLSLPGPALFVTGDAGFRREAALTVELI
- a CDS encoding type II toxin-antitoxin system Phd/YefM family antitoxin, which translates into the protein MQAVPATELKRRGLAAVEDLLGSGPVHVIKNSRPACVVVSVAEYQRLLAAAAPAPEPPRVDIWTLMLQQPASDGPRSREEIDAELDAQRSDWDRPPAGR
- the can gene encoding carbonate dehydratase, with amino-acid sequence MSTELTELFDSNRRWADHVEAREPGFFTKLLKQQTPQYLWIGCADSRVPANELVDLLPGELFVHRNIANVVVPTDLNALSVIQYAVDMLKVRHIIVVGHSNCGGVIGALNNVRVGLADNWLRHVQEVRNRHQTLLDQLPASLRVNTLCELNVLEQARNVCRTTVVEDAWLRGQEVVVHGWVYGLHNGLLEDLSLTVTSHDEIEPAYTRALGAVTQRALLAMARLNSTAEAAGPGA
- the aceK gene encoding bifunctional isocitrate dehydrogenase kinase/phosphatase, which gives rise to MFPRQLTDRRAFEVAVALLEGFDRHYGLFRATSAAAKQRFERADWHGQQLAQRERIEFYDKRVDEAAERLQAEFKAGTLSMEVWQQVKLHFIGLLTNHHQPELAETFFNSVTTKILHHEYFNNDFIFVRPAVSTEYIENDEPTAQPTFRAWYPTRETMRETLAQMLRHFDLQGEWEDFERDVDQLHAALLAELEGGRPQDRWRTNFQLQVLSSLFFRNKGAYVVGKVINGYRETPFALPILHSYPDSGAEGDDPADSEGGRTHAGPGRFVIDAALFGEDDLQMLFSFARAYFLVEMEVPSAYVQFLRTMMPRKPRSEIYSALGLQKQGKTLFFRDFQFHLRHSSDAFRIAPGIKGMVMLVFDLPSYPFVFKLIKDFYPHQKETTREQIKGKYLLVKQHDRVGRMADTLEFSNVAFPRGRFCAELLKEIEHFCPSLLEDHGDTLILKHVYIERRMVPLNIFIQEASPAQLAHAVVEYGNAIKDLVAANIFPGDMLWKNFGVMRHGKVVFYDYDEIEYVTDCHFRRVPAPRNEEEEMSGEIWYTVRRGDVFPETFGPFLLGHPAVREVFMKHHADLLDAAFWQQHQARIRAGHVHDVFPYDQDKRFSQQRRATAAVGVSAAEDVAP
- a CDS encoding acetyl-CoA C-acyltransferase, whose amino-acid sequence is MSDPIVIVSAARTPIGGLLGDFANLAAWELGAVAIRAAVERAGVPGDAVDEVLMGNCLMAGQGQAPARQAVLKAGLPTSAGAVTLSKMCGSGMRAMMFAHDMLTAGSVDVMVAGGMESMTNAPHLMFARKGVKYGAAQLFDHMAMDGLEDAYERLPNGGGKAMGVFAEQCVEKFGFTREAQDAYAIASTTRAKAANEDGSFDWEMAPVTIKGRAGDTVIKFDEQPFKAKLDKIAGLKPAFKKDGTITAANASSISDGAAALVLMRESTAAARGLTPVARIVSHAVHAQEPAWFSTAPAGSIRKVLAKAGWQAADVDLWEVNEAFAAVTMAAMTEFNLPHEIVNIHGGACALGHPIGASGARIVVTLLGALKKRGGKRGVASLCIGGGEATALALELC
- a CDS encoding GGDEF domain-containing protein — translated: MTIASAHDAPPAPRFRLMRHFALVSLAGVLAVVASLHWSWGELTASQLTSHEGRANADLTRIIVNTVLEHHGDLLDGTQQRSVAQLRNDPRLAHLSADIRRLVSGLPVLKVKLYDRFGWTLYSTDARQIGENRRENPGFQAALAGEVFNLQLHREHFESHEGVVSDRDLIASYIPIRRDGTDNSVSAVAEVYSDVTDLLQRQSRAQWQVLAVVLAVLTGLYAFLLWVVSRADRVIRDQASEQERHEAAMRHQAFHDMLTGLPNRAAFTAWLSRLVERTLHEGSGFALLFIDIDRFKAVNDRLGHEAGDQLLREAAARLRGVLRSEDLLFRIGGDEFTAILPVGIGHDELDGLAHRITAAMAKPFDLGSEAAMIGATVGIARCPQDGDAADVLLRRADAAMYQAKLAGRGQHAFFRTDAPLVQPD
- a CDS encoding LysE family translocator, yielding MLGFRDPALFAFTVLVLNATPGVDLVFTIARTLQQGIRGGLAAGAGISAGCVVHALGAAFGLAALMATSAAAFNVVKWAGAAYLLWLALGMLRSAAWPAAPAARANSAAVPTSLAATFRQGLLTNVLNPKVAIFFLALLPQFIDADAPHKTLAFLALGGWFVAQSALFLVVLVLAVAPLRRWQPRAGVRRALDGVSGLLFLGLAARLAWAERA
- the hisC gene encoding histidinol-phosphate transaminase; the protein is MSRFWSPLVHQLSPYVPGEQPKLPHLVKLNTNENPYPPSPAVQAAIQAELGADAARLRLYPDPSASALRASIAAAHGLTPEQVFVGNGSDEVLAHAFMALLNHRDAQGAPRPLLYPDITYSFYPTYCRLYGITPLTVPLDERFQIRVDDLIAAARASNAGGVIFPNPNAPTGCGIARSEIERLLTALPDCVVVVDEAYVDFGAESALPLIAAHPNLLVVHTLSKSRSLAGLRVGFAAGQAELVEALVRVKDSFNSYPLDRLALVGAQAAIEDVAWFEQTRGAVIRSRELLVTELAALGFEVLPSQANFVFARHPAHAGAALQQALRERAIIVRHFTRPERIANHLRITVGTPAECAALVEALRQIV